A region from the Helcococcus ovis genome encodes:
- a CDS encoding deoxycytidylate deaminase, which produces MRTSWEEYFMHIAESISERGTCDRAYVGCVLVNKDNRIVSTGYNGSISGNPQCDEVGHVMREGHCIATIHAEMNALLYCAKEGISVKNTTCYVTHFPCLNCTKSLIQAGIIKIYYRHGYRMDEYAIELLEKNNIEYIQI; this is translated from the coding sequence ATGAGAACATCTTGGGAAGAATATTTTATGCATATAGCTGAAAGTATATCTGAAAGAGGAACTTGTGATAGAGCATACGTTGGATGTGTTTTAGTAAATAAGGATAACAGAATTGTTTCAACGGGATATAACGGATCAATTTCGGGTAATCCTCAATGCGATGAGGTCGGGCATGTTATGAGAGAAGGTCATTGTATCGCAACAATACACGCCGAAATGAATGCATTATTATATTGTGCAAAAGAGGGGATTTCAGTAAAAAACACAACTTGTTACGTGACGCATTTTCCATGCTTAAATTGTACAAAATCACTAATTCAAGCTGGTATAATTAAAATATACTACAGACATGGATATAGAATGGATGAATATGCAATAGAACTATTAGAAAAAAATAATATAGAATATATTCAAATTTAA